The genomic segment GCCTGCTGCTGGGCCGCCGCGACCGCGTCGTCGGTGGCCTTGATCTTGTCGTCGATGGCCTTCTTCGCGTCGTCGCGGGTGGTCTCGACCTTGCGCTTGATCTCGGTGAGGTCCTTCTGCAGGCCCTCGAGCTCGGCCGCGACCTCGTCGAGCTTGTCCTTGAACTTCTTGCCCGCGTCCCCGACCTTGGCCACGTAGGCGAAGAACTCGTCGGCCGCCGGGCCGTCCCACACGCCGTGCTGGAGCCCCGCCGAGGCGCTCTTCAGCTCGGCGGCGTGGTCGTCGGCGTTCGCGCCGGCTTCCTTGAATTCGTCGGCTGCCTTCTGAATGGTGGCCGGATTGACCTTTTCGACCTCTTTGGCCTTGTTTTCGACTTCCGGCCATTCCGCCGGTAATCCGAGCACGCTCATGGTGGGGCCCCCTTACGCCAGGTGCAGTTCTGTCACGCCTGGCGTTGCTGCCGGGCAATGGCCTCGCCGGAGGCCTGGTCGTTCTCCTCGATCAAGCCCGCGGCTCGCAGCAGCGCGTCGCTGAGCGAGGTCATCAGCTTGCCGCCCGCCTCGAACTCCGAGTGCACCCCGGTCTGGAAACCGCCCAGTGCGCCCTTGACGTCCTCCGAGCCGCCCATGGCGCCGAACGGGTTGTGCTCCCCTTCGACCGGCATGACCTTGCCCTTGGACTTGTCGAACTCGTCGCGCAGCTTGGCCACCCGCCGCGCCGCGATCCCCATCGACTCCGAGTCGTACACAGGCACGTCTGGTCATCCCCTTCAGCAAGCCGCCGTCCACCCGATCAGACGGAGTGGTCACGGTGGCGGTTCCCGCGATTACTTTAGAACTTTCGCCGCGCCGCGCGCGTGCTTTCACCCACTGACGTGTTTGTAGCATCTCCCCGAGAGGTGTGGGGGTGTCGTGAAGCCGTTGAACCCGGGAGACCCGCGGCAGGTGGGGCGGTACCGGCTGCTCGCCGCGCTCGGGGAGGGCGGCATGGGCCGGGTGCTGCTCGGTGTCGCGCCGGACGGGCGGCTGGTGGCCCTCAAGCAGGTCCACCCCGGTTTCGCGCACGACCCCGGGTTCCGCGAGCGCTTCCGCCGGGAGGTCGCCACCTCGCGCATGGTCTCCGGTGCCTACACCGCGGCGGTGATGGACGCCGATCCGGACGCGCCCACCCCGTGGCTGGCGTCGGTGTTCGTGCCGGGGCCGTCGCTGACCGAGGCCGTGGCCGCCGGTGGGCCGCTGCCGCCCGGCTCACTGCGATACCTGGCCGCGGGGCTGGCGCTGGCGCTGACCGAGATCCACCGCGCCGGGCTGGTGCACCGCGACCTCAAGCCCAGCAACGTGATCCTCGCCGCGGACGGGCCGCGGGTGATCGACTTCGGCATCGCCCGCGCGGTCGAGGGCGGCTCCGAGCTCACGCACACCGGCTCGATCATCGGCTCGCCCGGCTTCATGTCGCCCGAGCAGGCCGAGGGCCGCCCGCTCACGCCGGCCAGCGACGTCTTCTCGCTCGGCGCGCTGCTCGCGATGGCGGCCACCGGCCAGAGTCCGTTCACCGGCACGTCCACCCCGCACACGCTCTACAACGTCGTGCACAACCAGCCCGACCTGCGTGCCCTGCCACCCGAGCTCCGCCGGATCGCCGAGCCGTGCCTGGCCAAGGACCCCGCGCAGCGGCCCGGCCCCGGGTGGATCCTCGAACAGCTGGGCCCGATCGCGCCGGTCGCCGGGCCGTGGCCGCCGGTCGTGCCGCACCTGATCGACCAGCAGCGCGTCGCCGTGCAGGAAGCGCTGCACCCGCCCAAGCGCCGGAAATCACGCCGTGGCCTGGTGATCGCCGGAGCCGCGGCCGGGGTGGTCGCGCTGGTCGCCGGGTCCATCCTCGTGGTCGAGCTGACCTCGGCGGACCCGCCGCCCGCCCCACCGGCCGCCGCGGCCCAGCCCGCGCCACCCACCACCAGGGCACCCGACCCCGACCCGCTCGGCGCCGACAAGCTGCGGACCGTGGACCCGTGCCAGGTGCTCGACGGCCGGTCCGTCCCCGGCGTCGGCGTGCTCGAACCCAAGATCGGCGTGCACCTGTGGACGTGCACCTACACCGGGCCCAACGGGGACTGGGTGGACCTCGGCCTCGGCGACACCCCGCCGCTGGAGGGCGTGCCGTCCGGTGAGCTGGCCGGGCTGCCGCTGACGGTCAAGGACGGCAAGTCGTGCGAGGTGGCGGTGCCGGTCCACGGCCGCGGCGACGTGGTGCTCAAGGCGTCGACCAGCGTGACCGCGAAGCTGGACCAGCCGTGCGAGGTCGCCAAGGCCATGCTCACCGAGGCCGTCCAGCGCCTGCGGACGGACCCGCCCCAGCACGAGCAGCCGCCGGGCACGATCATCCCGGTCGACGTCTGCGCGCTCGCCTCCCCGGCCGAAGCCCAGCCCGTGCTCGGGCCGGTGCTCAAGGTCGAGCCGAAGGCGCTGCACGGCTGCCGCTGGGAGGTCTCCGGCTTCCTGGACGTCGAGCTGCTCACCAACTACCCGCCTGCGCAGTCGAAGGACGGCTACTACGACGTCACCGGCACCGTGGACGTCGACGGCACGCCGGTGTACCTGACCAAGAAGTACCGGGACGGCGCCGGTGCGAGCTGCACGCTGACGTGGCTGCACCGCCCCATCGACGACCGCAGCGCCGAGGTGGTCCAGATGCACCACAGCATCACCGGGAGCCAGCTCGCGCCCGAGGAGGTCTGCGGGCCGTCCCTCAACTTCGCCAAGCTGATCCTGCCGAAGTTGCCGAAACCGTAGAGTCGCGCCGTGCAGCCGCTTTCCCCGGACGAACCCCGTCAGCTCGGTCACTACCGCCTGGTCGCCGCACTCGGCGCGGGCGGCATGGGCCGGGTGCTGCTCGGCGTCGCGCCGGACGGCAGGCTCGTCGCGGTCAAGCAGGTGCACGCCCAGTTCGCGCACGACCCCGGCTTCCGCGAGCGGTTCCGCCGTGAGGTGGCCACTTCACGGCTGGTGTCCGGCGCGTACACCGCGGCCGTGATGGACGCCGATCCGGAAGCCGAAACCCCTTGGCTCGCCTCGGTTTTCGTCACCGGGCCGTCGTTGCGGGAGGCGGTGGACGCGGCCGGGCCGCTGCCCGTGGCGGCCGTCCGGCAGTTGGCCACCGGGCTCGCCGCGGCGCTGCTGGACATCCACCGCGCCGGACTGATCCACCGGGATCTCAAGCCGAGCAACGTGTTGCTCACCGACGACGGTCCGCGCGTGATCGACTTCGGCATCGCGCGAGCCGCCGGGGACGGGCAGGAACTGACCGGCACCGGCGCGATCATCGGCTCGCCCGCGTTCATGTCACCCGAGCAGGCCGGGACCGCGCCGCTCACCCCGGCCAGCGACGTGTTCTCCCTCGGCGCGCTGCTGGTGATGGCCGCGACCGGGCGTGGCCCGTTCACCGGCACGACCACCGCGCAGACCCTCTACAACGTGGTGCACACGCAGCCGGACCTGAGCGACGTGCCGCCGGAGGTGCGCCGGATCGCCGAGCCCTGCCTGGCGAAGAACCCCGCGCACCGCCCGACTCCGGCGCAGTTGCTCGACTTCCTCGGCCACGTCGCGCCCGGCGCCGCGCCCTGGCCCGAGGCCGTGCACGCGCGGATCCGGCAGCAGGACGCCGAGGTGCGTGCCGTGCTGTCCCTGCCGTTGCCGCCGTGGCGCCCGCCCGCGAAGCCGAAGAAGTCGCGGCGCTGGATCTGGGTGACCGCCGCGTCGGTGCTCGCCGTGCTGCTGGTGGCCGGTTCGGTGACCGTCTACCGCCTGGCGAAGGACGGGAAGGACCGGCGCGACCCGCCGGCCGCGATGTCCATTGAGGACGCTCTGACGCCGGAACGGTTGCTGCGCGCGGATCCTTGCAAGGTGCTCGACAGCGAGTACACCCCGGACGAGAACAACTCCTACACCTACCGCTGCAAGTACACCGGCACCGGGGACGTGCGGTTCGACCTGCTCCTCGGCGACCCGCTGTCCGATACCGGCATCCGCACCTCGCCGACGGTCATCGACGGTCACGGCGTGCTGCTGTCGAACATCAGCGCGGGGTGCGAGGCGATGGTCCGGCTGCCGTCGCGGCCCGGGTCCAGCGTGATGATCTACAACGAGAACAGGGACGGCGACCCGTGCGCGGTCGCCGAGGAAGCGCTGCGCGAGGCACTCGAACAACTCCGCACTCCCGTGGTGGACCGGCCGGCGGTGCCGGGCAGCCTGCTCACCGTGGACCCGTGCTCGGTGGTCGACGACGCGGCCGCGCAACAACTCCTCGGCGCCGCGGTGGAACCGGCGTCGAGGTCGTTGCGCCGGTGCGAGTGGGCCGCGCGGGACACGCTCACCGTCGTCCTCGACGAGGGTTACCCGGAGACCGAGGGCGAGGAACTCGATCTCGCCGGAACACCCGCGCGACGCAAGGAAACCTCGGGCTCCGGCTCGTTGTCGTGCGCGCTGACCTGGGTGCA from the Amycolatopsis magusensis genome contains:
- a CDS encoding serine/threonine-protein kinase → MQPLSPDEPRQLGHYRLVAALGAGGMGRVLLGVAPDGRLVAVKQVHAQFAHDPGFRERFRREVATSRLVSGAYTAAVMDADPEAETPWLASVFVTGPSLREAVDAAGPLPVAAVRQLATGLAAALLDIHRAGLIHRDLKPSNVLLTDDGPRVIDFGIARAAGDGQELTGTGAIIGSPAFMSPEQAGTAPLTPASDVFSLGALLVMAATGRGPFTGTTTAQTLYNVVHTQPDLSDVPPEVRRIAEPCLAKNPAHRPTPAQLLDFLGHVAPGAAPWPEAVHARIRQQDAEVRAVLSLPLPPWRPPAKPKKSRRWIWVTAASVLAVLLVAGSVTVYRLAKDGKDRRDPPAAMSIEDALTPERLLRADPCKVLDSEYTPDENNSYTYRCKYTGTGDVRFDLLLGDPLSDTGIRTSPTVIDGHGVLLSNISAGCEAMVRLPSRPGSSVMIYNENRDGDPCAVAEEALREALEQLRTPVVDRPAVPGSLLTVDPCSVVDDAAAQQLLGAAVEPASRSLRRCEWAARDTLTVVLDEGYPETEGEELDLAGTPARRKETSGSGSLSCALTWVHRESDGGEGEVVRLTYYSSTGGNACAKAEDAAKSVLPKLPKV
- a CDS encoding serine/threonine-protein kinase — protein: MKPLNPGDPRQVGRYRLLAALGEGGMGRVLLGVAPDGRLVALKQVHPGFAHDPGFRERFRREVATSRMVSGAYTAAVMDADPDAPTPWLASVFVPGPSLTEAVAAGGPLPPGSLRYLAAGLALALTEIHRAGLVHRDLKPSNVILAADGPRVIDFGIARAVEGGSELTHTGSIIGSPGFMSPEQAEGRPLTPASDVFSLGALLAMAATGQSPFTGTSTPHTLYNVVHNQPDLRALPPELRRIAEPCLAKDPAQRPGPGWILEQLGPIAPVAGPWPPVVPHLIDQQRVAVQEALHPPKRRKSRRGLVIAGAAAGVVALVAGSILVVELTSADPPPAPPAAAAQPAPPTTRAPDPDPLGADKLRTVDPCQVLDGRSVPGVGVLEPKIGVHLWTCTYTGPNGDWVDLGLGDTPPLEGVPSGELAGLPLTVKDGKSCEVAVPVHGRGDVVLKASTSVTAKLDQPCEVAKAMLTEAVQRLRTDPPQHEQPPGTIIPVDVCALASPAEAQPVLGPVLKVEPKALHGCRWEVSGFLDVELLTNYPPAQSKDGYYDVTGTVDVDGTPVYLTKKYRDGAGASCTLTWLHRPIDDRSAEVVQMHHSITGSQLAPEEVCGPSLNFAKLILPKLPKP